From a single Candoia aspera isolate rCanAsp1 chromosome 10, rCanAsp1.hap2, whole genome shotgun sequence genomic region:
- the APOE gene encoding apolipoprotein E, whose product MKFLALLFTAALLSASWANPIFQEEPQSKWEETMDVFWDYVTKAGNVADDITAQIKTSQLSRELDGLITDTIAEVDLYTEDLRSKFGPYTQELQERLKTEVSNLTGKLKNDMEETKTKLIQYSRDARLMFDHNLDTVKSQFNLFMRKLKKRLSKDAEELRQKLGAYSAELRTHTDEKVNAMRQNLEPYIANIREKGEQRFQALQQAIGEQGRMVHQQLSSRVQELQGQFQKKLEQLKDALDQTIEKVRQWLNPILENMTSQYQTMIEQNEEEMS is encoded by the exons ATGAAgttcttggctctgcttttcacagCGGCGTTGCTCAGTG CCTCCTGGGCAAACCCCATCTTCCAAGAGGAACCACAATCCAAATGGGAGGAAACGATGGACGTCTTTTGGGATTACGTCACCAAGGCTGGGAACGTGGCAGATGATATCACCGCCCAGATCAAGACGTCACAGCTCAGCAGGGAACTGGA TGGCCTTATCACGGACACCATAGCCGAGGTGGACCTCTACACAGAAGATCTGCGTTCCAAGTTTGGCCCCTACACACAAGAACTGCAGGAGCGCCTTAAGACCGAAGTGTCCAACCTCACTGGAAAACTGAAAAATGACATGGAGGAGACCAAGACCAAGTTGATCCAATATAGCAGAGATGCCCGTTTGATGTTTGACCACAACCTGGATACGGTGAAGTCCCAGTTCAACTTGTTCATGCGCAAGCTGAAGAAACGCCTCAGCAAGGATGCCGAGGAGCTGCGCCAGAAGCTGGGGGCCTACTCAGCAGAGCTGCGGACCCACACTGACGAGAAGGTCAATGCCATGCGTCAGAACCTAGAGCCCTACATCGCCAACATCCGTGAAAAGGGAGAGCAGCGGTTCCAGGCCCTGCAACAAGCCATAGGAGAGCAAGGAAGGATGGTCCACCAGCAGCTCAGCAGCCGTGTTCAGGAGCTCCAAGGCCAGTTCCAGAAGAAACTCGAGCAGCTGAAAGACGCCCTTGACCAGACCATTGAGAAAGTACGCCAGTGGCTCAACCCCATCTTGGAGAACATGACCTCCCAGTACCAGACCATGATAGAGCAGAACGAGGAGGAGATGTCATAA